The following proteins are encoded in a genomic region of Pan troglodytes isolate AG18354 chromosome 2, NHGRI_mPanTro3-v2.0_pri, whole genome shotgun sequence:
- the LOC107970444 gene encoding peptidyl-prolyl cis-trans isomerase A-like — MCQCGKFTRHNGTGGKSICGEKFDDENFILKHTGPGILSMETGGPNTNGSQFFICTGKTEWPDGKYMVFGKVKEGKNIVEAMERFGSRNGKTSKKITIADCGQL, encoded by the coding sequence ATGTGTCAGTGTGGCAAGTTCACACGCCATAATGGCACTGGTGGCAAATCCATCTGTGGGGAGAAATTTGATGATGAGAACTTCATCCTAAAGCATACAGGTCCTGGCATCTTGTCCATGGAAACTGGTGGACCCAATACCAATGGTTCCCAGTTTTTCATCTGCACTGGCAAGACTGAGTGGCCGGATGGCAAGTACATGGTCTTCGGCAAGGTAAAAGAAGGCAAGAATATTGTGGAAGCCATGGAGCGCTTTGGGTCCAGAAATGGCAAGACCAGCAAGAAGATCACTATTGCAGACTGTGGACAACTCTAA